A single genomic interval of Streptomyces sp. BA2 harbors:
- a CDS encoding MFS transporter translates to MTPAMTPAATSTITRVLRNRDASLCLGAVVVSGFGSSAMWLVSGIWVKELTGSDGLAALCTFALWAPALIGPLLGTVADRTRRRPLLIGTNLALGALLTSLLFVDSTGTLWILYAVLFLYGACGAVTDAAEAALVTAAVGRDLTGDFNGLRMSANEGVKLIAPLAGAGLFAACGGAEVALLDAATFVLAAGMFTLLRIREHAPARTALHWRAQTAAGASHLWSTPQLRPLVTAGGLTMLTSGISGAAVYAVVEGLGHSPAYTGVLYVVQGAGSVAIGVASGALMRRFGGRRFGGAGIALTALAAALQALPYNATALAGSLANGLGLPCVLIAGMTAVQRETPQALIGRAAATANTLMFAPTALGIALGAALVETIDYSILLPALAGARLLIAAPLLKSRSTRTTSHRPSA, encoded by the coding sequence ATGACACCTGCCATGACACCTGCCGCGACATCCACGATCACGCGGGTCCTGCGCAACCGCGACGCGAGCCTCTGTCTGGGCGCGGTGGTGGTCTCCGGTTTCGGGAGCTCCGCGATGTGGCTGGTCTCCGGGATCTGGGTGAAGGAGCTGACCGGATCGGACGGCCTTGCCGCGCTCTGCACCTTCGCCCTCTGGGCCCCGGCCCTGATCGGCCCCCTCCTGGGCACGGTCGCCGACCGCACCCGCCGCAGACCCCTGCTCATCGGCACGAACCTGGCCCTGGGCGCCCTGCTGACCTCCCTCCTGTTCGTCGACTCCACGGGCACCCTGTGGATCCTCTACGCGGTGCTCTTCCTGTACGGGGCCTGCGGCGCCGTCACCGACGCGGCGGAGGCGGCCCTGGTGACGGCGGCGGTCGGCAGGGATCTGACGGGTGACTTCAACGGCCTGCGGATGTCCGCGAACGAGGGCGTGAAGCTGATCGCGCCACTCGCGGGAGCGGGCCTCTTCGCGGCCTGCGGAGGCGCCGAGGTGGCACTCCTGGACGCCGCCACCTTCGTCCTCGCGGCCGGAATGTTCACGCTGCTGCGGATACGCGAGCACGCACCCGCCCGCACCGCTCTGCACTGGCGCGCCCAAACAGCGGCAGGCGCAAGCCACTTGTGGAGCACCCCGCAGCTACGCCCCCTCGTCACAGCGGGCGGCCTGACGATGCTGACGTCGGGAATCAGCGGGGCAGCCGTCTACGCGGTCGTGGAGGGCCTCGGCCACTCCCCCGCGTACACAGGCGTGTTGTACGTGGTGCAGGGCGCGGGTTCGGTCGCGATCGGCGTCGCTTCGGGGGCGCTGATGCGGCGCTTCGGAGGGCGCCGTTTCGGCGGGGCCGGCATCGCGCTCACCGCACTCGCCGCGGCCCTGCAGGCGCTGCCGTACAACGCGACGGCCCTGGCGGGCAGCCTCGCCAACGGCCTCGGGCTGCCCTGCGTACTGATCGCGGGCATGACGGCGGTGCAGCGCGAGACACCGCAGGCGCTCATCGGCCGGGCGGCGGCAACCGCGAACACCCTGATGTTCGCACCGACGGCACTGGGCATAGCTCTGGGCGCGGCCCTGGTCGAGACCATCGACTACAGCATCCTGCTGCCGGCACTCGCGGGAGCGCGACTACTGATCGCCGCGCCCCTCCTCAAGTCCCGTTCAACGCGCACTACTTCACATCGGCCCAGCGCTTGA
- a CDS encoding carbohydrate ABC transporter permease, with product MTATASTTTVAPRTVRVSGAKPPGGRLRAWATRAPLLPALIFMVVVTQLPFVATLVISFFDWNALYPDARSFAGFDNYSEVLTDPDLRKSVLTTIVLTATVVLASLVIGLGLALLLDRKFRGRGLVRTLLIAPFLLVPVAAALLWKHVLYNPEYGLFNGLLHWVGGDGAAQPDWVSNTPLIAIEASLIWQWTPFMMLILLAGLQSRDSELIEAARMDGAGSWQVFRYLTLPHLRRYLELGALLGSIYIVQNFDAVFTITSGGLGTANLPYTVYQSFYQAHENGLASAAGVLVVIGSIIIATFALRVVSSLFREEASRA from the coding sequence ATGACCGCCACCGCGAGTACCACCACCGTCGCGCCCAGGACCGTACGCGTGTCCGGAGCCAAGCCCCCCGGAGGACGGCTGCGCGCCTGGGCCACCAGGGCCCCGCTCCTGCCCGCCCTGATCTTCATGGTCGTCGTCACCCAACTGCCGTTCGTGGCCACGCTGGTGATCTCCTTCTTCGACTGGAACGCCCTCTACCCCGACGCCCGCAGCTTCGCCGGATTCGACAACTACTCCGAGGTCCTCACCGACCCCGACCTGCGCAAGTCCGTCCTGACGACCATCGTGCTCACGGCCACCGTCGTGCTCGCGAGCCTCGTCATCGGCCTCGGGCTCGCCCTGCTCCTCGACCGGAAGTTCCGGGGGCGCGGCCTGGTGCGTACGTTGCTCATCGCGCCGTTCCTGCTGGTGCCCGTGGCCGCCGCGCTGCTGTGGAAGCACGTGCTCTACAACCCCGAGTACGGCCTCTTCAACGGCCTGCTCCACTGGGTGGGCGGTGACGGCGCGGCGCAGCCCGACTGGGTGTCCAACACCCCGCTGATCGCCATCGAGGCATCACTGATCTGGCAGTGGACGCCCTTCATGATGCTGATCCTGCTCGCAGGGCTGCAGAGCCGCGACAGTGAACTCATCGAAGCGGCCCGCATGGACGGCGCGGGCAGCTGGCAGGTGTTCCGCTACCTGACGCTGCCGCACCTGCGCCGCTATCTGGAGCTCGGTGCGCTGCTCGGCTCGATCTACATCGTGCAGAACTTCGACGCCGTCTTCACGATCACCTCGGGCGGCCTGGGCACCGCCAACCTGCCTTACACCGTCTACCAGAGCTTCTACCAGGCCCACGAGAACGGCCTGGCGTCCGCCGCCGGTGTCCTCGTCGTCATCGGTTCCATCATCATCGCGACCTTCGCGCTGCGGGTCGTCTCGTCCCTGTTCCGTGAGGAGGCGTCCCGCG
- a CDS encoding S28 family serine protease: MRNKGISALVCAGFMAGAAVLGGAVPAAAQTDGRQAAAPDIRERLEKIPGMKVVSVADREGYPFYTLTYAQPVDHGNPRAGTFTQRATLWHKATDKPTVLYTGGYTLASNTTALTKLIDANQVSVEHRYFERSRPSGAAGSDWSKLTVQQEAADEHRLTQALRGIEKGKWLGTGASKGGMTATYHERFYPEDLDAVVAFVAPNDANNRDDSGYERFFRTVGTAECRTALNAVQREMLVRREALLPKFEADAKANGDTFEETLGTTDRAYEFAVLDQVWNFWQSGTVDNCPTVPDAKKAGDDELYDWSKKHGLSVYQDETLGTNGTGPYYRQAATQLGWADLKFSHLKDVRHYPDIYQPNSVLPEAMRGSYNNRTIADVDRWVKTRGQRMMFIYGENDPWSAEKFTPSHRDSYRYEAPASNHGASIAKLPAAEQAEAIATIKRWADVK, encoded by the coding sequence GTGCGCAACAAGGGGATATCGGCGCTGGTCTGTGCCGGGTTCATGGCAGGCGCGGCGGTACTGGGCGGGGCCGTGCCCGCCGCCGCGCAGACGGATGGGAGACAGGCTGCCGCGCCCGACATCAGGGAGCGCTTGGAGAAGATCCCCGGCATGAAGGTCGTCTCCGTGGCCGACAGGGAGGGCTACCCCTTCTACACGCTCACGTACGCCCAGCCCGTCGACCACGGCAACCCGCGCGCCGGCACGTTCACGCAGCGCGCCACCCTCTGGCACAAGGCCACGGACAAGCCGACCGTGCTCTACACCGGCGGCTACACCCTGGCGTCCAACACCACAGCCCTCACCAAGCTGATCGACGCCAACCAAGTCAGCGTCGAGCACCGCTACTTCGAGCGGTCCCGCCCCTCGGGCGCGGCCGGCTCCGACTGGTCCAAGCTCACCGTCCAGCAGGAGGCCGCCGACGAGCACCGCCTCACGCAGGCGCTGCGCGGCATCGAGAAGGGCAAGTGGCTCGGCACGGGCGCCAGCAAGGGCGGCATGACGGCGACGTACCACGAGCGCTTCTACCCCGAAGACCTTGACGCGGTCGTCGCCTTCGTAGCACCGAACGACGCCAACAACAGGGACGACAGCGGCTACGAGCGGTTCTTCAGGACGGTCGGCACGGCCGAATGCCGGACCGCGCTCAACGCCGTGCAGCGGGAGATGCTCGTACGCCGCGAGGCGCTGCTCCCCAAGTTCGAGGCGGACGCCAAGGCGAACGGCGACACCTTCGAGGAGACGCTCGGTACCACCGACCGCGCCTACGAGTTCGCGGTCCTCGACCAGGTGTGGAACTTCTGGCAGAGCGGCACCGTCGACAACTGCCCGACCGTGCCCGACGCCAAGAAGGCAGGCGACGACGAGCTCTACGACTGGTCGAAGAAGCACGGCCTCAGCGTCTACCAGGACGAGACCCTCGGCACGAACGGCACGGGCCCCTACTACCGCCAGGCCGCCACCCAACTCGGCTGGGCCGACCTGAAGTTCAGCCACCTCAAGGACGTCCGCCACTACCCGGACATCTACCAGCCCAACTCCGTGCTGCCCGAGGCCATGCGCGGCTCGTACAACAACAGGACCATCGCCGACGTCGACCGCTGGGTGAAGACCCGCGGTCAGCGGATGATGTTCATCTACGGCGAGAACGACCCGTGGAGCGCGGAAAAATTTACCCCGAGCCACCGCGACTCCTACCGCTACGAGGCCCCTGCCTCCAACCACGGCGCTTCCATCGCCAAGCTCCCGGCAGCCGAACAGGCCGAGGCCATCGCGACGATCAAGCGCTGGGCGGATGTGAAGTGA
- a CDS encoding 5-dehydro-4-deoxyglucarate dehydratase: MTSAPLAARLDIPSGPLFFPVTAYGPDGSVDLDVFRAHVRAGIEAGAAAVFACCGTGEFHALTPEEFRACVGAAVEESAGRVPVVAGAGYGTALAVRYAKLAEDAGADGLLAMPPYLVVAEQEGLLRHYAELAAATSLDVIVYQRDNAVFTPETVVELARTEGVIGFKDGLGDMDLMQRIVSAVRAEVPEEFLYFNGLPTAELTGLAYRGIGVTLYSSAVFCFAPDIALAFHRAFNAGTAEGDATVNRLIDGFYRPFVELRSEGRGYAVSLVKAGVRLAGLDVGGVRTPLHEPADEHIKRLAELTERGRALLREEGA, translated from the coding sequence GTGACGTCAGCACCCCTCGCCGCTCGACTCGACATCCCCAGCGGGCCGCTGTTCTTCCCGGTCACCGCCTACGGTCCTGACGGCTCCGTCGACCTCGATGTCTTCCGCGCACACGTGCGCGCGGGGATCGAGGCGGGTGCGGCGGCCGTGTTCGCCTGCTGCGGCACGGGTGAGTTCCACGCCCTGACGCCCGAGGAGTTCCGGGCGTGCGTCGGCGCCGCCGTCGAGGAGTCGGCGGGGCGGGTGCCGGTGGTCGCCGGCGCCGGGTACGGCACCGCGCTCGCCGTGCGGTACGCGAAGCTCGCCGAGGATGCGGGCGCCGACGGGCTGCTCGCCATGCCGCCCTATCTCGTCGTGGCCGAGCAGGAGGGACTGCTCCGGCACTACGCCGAACTGGCCGCGGCCACCTCGCTCGACGTCATCGTCTACCAGCGCGACAACGCCGTGTTCACCCCGGAGACGGTCGTCGAGCTCGCCCGCACCGAGGGCGTCATCGGCTTCAAGGACGGCCTCGGCGACATGGACCTGATGCAGCGCATCGTCAGTGCCGTGCGCGCGGAAGTCCCGGAGGAATTCCTCTACTTCAACGGTCTGCCCACCGCAGAGCTGACCGGGCTCGCCTACCGCGGCATCGGTGTGACGCTCTACTCGTCGGCGGTGTTCTGCTTCGCGCCCGACATCGCGCTCGCCTTCCACCGGGCCTTCAATGCCGGGACCGCCGAGGGCGACGCCACCGTGAACCGGCTCATCGACGGCTTCTACCGCCCCTTCGTGGAGCTGCGCAGCGAGGGCCGCGGATACGCCGTCTCCCTCGTCAAGGCGGGCGTACGCCTTGCGGGGCTCGATGTCGGCGGGGTGCGGACGCCGCTGCACGAACCCGCCGACGAGCACATCAAGCGCCTCGCCGAGCTGACCGAGCGCGGGCGCGCCCTGCTCCGGGAGGAGGGCGCGTGA
- a CDS encoding DeoR/GlpR family DNA-binding transcription regulator — MTAEERQREIVRAARTSGSVDVTALATKLGVAKETVRRDLRALEDHGLVRRTHGGAYPVESAGFETTLAFRTTMHVPEKRRIATAAADLLGDAETVFVDEGFTPQLIAEALPEASRGRSLTVVTASLATAGALAEADNMSVLLLGGRVRPGTLATVDHWTTHMLAGFVIDLAYIGANGISREHGLTTPDPAVSEVKTQAIRASRRTVFAGVHTKFGATSFCRFAHVGELEAIVTSTQLPASEAHRYSLQGPQVIRV, encoded by the coding sequence ATGACCGCGGAAGAGCGCCAGCGGGAAATCGTCCGGGCGGCACGGACCTCCGGCTCCGTGGACGTCACCGCACTCGCCACCAAGCTGGGCGTCGCCAAGGAAACCGTCCGCCGCGACCTCCGCGCCCTGGAGGACCACGGCCTGGTCCGCCGCACCCACGGCGGCGCCTACCCCGTGGAGAGCGCGGGCTTCGAGACGACCCTCGCCTTCCGCACCACGATGCACGTCCCGGAGAAGCGAAGGATCGCCACCGCCGCCGCCGACCTCCTCGGCGACGCCGAAACCGTCTTCGTCGACGAGGGCTTCACCCCGCAGCTCATCGCCGAGGCTCTCCCCGAAGCCTCCAGAGGCCGCTCCCTGACCGTGGTCACCGCGTCCCTGGCCACCGCCGGCGCCCTCGCCGAGGCCGACAACATGTCCGTACTCCTCCTCGGCGGCCGCGTCCGCCCCGGCACCCTCGCAACCGTCGACCACTGGACGACGCACATGCTGGCCGGGTTCGTGATCGACCTCGCCTACATCGGGGCCAACGGCATCTCCCGCGAGCACGGCCTGACCACCCCCGACCCCGCGGTCAGCGAGGTGAAGACGCAGGCCATCCGCGCTTCACGGCGCACCGTGTTCGCGGGCGTGCACACCAAGTTCGGGGCGACGAGCTTCTGCAGGTTCGCGCACGTCGGCGAGCTGGAGGCGATCGTCACGAGCACGCAGCTGCCCGCCTCCGAGGCGCACCGCTACTCGCTCCAGGGACCGCAGGTCATCCGCGTCTGA
- a CDS encoding ABC transporter substrate-binding protein, whose amino-acid sequence MRTQSRRRPRALAAAAAGTLLAPLLSGCWAGAGGTGSGGDSINVLMVNNPQMVELQKLTAAHFTKETGIKVNFTVLPENDVRDKISQDFANQAGQYDVATLSNYEIPIYAKNDWLHELGSYTRKDKAYDEKDILPSMRQSLTGDDGKLYGQPFYGESSFLMYRKDVFKKAGLTMPKRPTWQQVAKLAGDVEGAGAESGMKGICLRGLPGWGELIAPLTTVVNTFGGTWFDKGWKARIDSPEFEKATRFYVDLVRKHGESGAAQSGYAECLNNLTQGKTAMWYDATAAAGSLESAKSPVKGKIGYVPAPVEKTKSSGWLYTWAWGLQKASRNPDKAWKFVSWASSKEYERLVGEKIGWSNVPAGKRASTYANPEYREEAAAFQDVTHAAIEGARPRDPGVQPRPAPGIQFVGIPEFTDLGTKVSQEISAAIAGRQSVESALKKSQKLAEKIAEEYEGR is encoded by the coding sequence ATGCGAACCCAGAGCCGACGGAGGCCGCGCGCGCTCGCCGCGGCAGCCGCAGGGACGCTGCTTGCCCCGCTGCTCTCCGGCTGCTGGGCCGGGGCGGGCGGGACCGGTTCAGGCGGCGACTCCATCAACGTACTGATGGTGAACAACCCGCAGATGGTCGAACTGCAGAAGCTCACCGCCGCCCACTTCACCAAGGAAACGGGCATCAAGGTGAACTTCACGGTCCTGCCCGAGAACGACGTCCGCGACAAGATCAGCCAGGACTTCGCCAACCAGGCGGGCCAGTACGACGTCGCCACGCTCAGCAACTACGAGATTCCGATCTACGCCAAGAACGACTGGCTGCACGAGCTCGGCTCGTACACCCGCAAGGACAAGGCGTACGACGAGAAGGACATACTGCCGTCCATGCGCCAGTCCCTCACCGGGGACGACGGCAAGCTCTACGGACAACCCTTCTACGGAGAGTCGTCCTTCCTGATGTACCGGAAGGACGTGTTCAAGAAGGCCGGTCTCACCATGCCGAAGCGCCCCACCTGGCAGCAGGTGGCCAAGCTCGCGGGTGACGTCGAAGGCGCCGGCGCCGAGTCCGGGATGAAGGGCATCTGTCTGCGCGGGCTTCCGGGCTGGGGCGAGTTGATCGCGCCCCTGACGACCGTGGTGAACACCTTCGGAGGGACGTGGTTCGACAAGGGGTGGAAGGCCCGCATCGACTCGCCCGAGTTTGAAAAGGCAACTCGCTTCTACGTAGACCTCGTTCGCAAGCACGGCGAGTCCGGGGCCGCCCAGTCCGGTTATGCCGAGTGCCTGAACAACCTGACTCAAGGCAAGACCGCCATGTGGTATGACGCCACAGCAGCTGCCGGTTCACTCGAATCCGCCAAGTCCCCCGTCAAGGGCAAGATCGGCTACGTACCCGCGCCCGTGGAGAAGACGAAGAGCTCCGGGTGGCTCTACACCTGGGCCTGGGGCCTGCAGAAGGCGTCGCGCAACCCGGACAAGGCCTGGAAGTTCGTCTCCTGGGCGTCGAGCAAGGAGTACGAGCGGCTGGTCGGCGAGAAGATCGGCTGGTCCAACGTCCCCGCGGGCAAGCGCGCCTCCACGTACGCCAACCCCGAGTACCGCGAGGAAGCCGCCGCCTTCCAGGACGTCACCCACGCCGCCATCGAGGGCGCGAGGCCGCGCGACCCGGGCGTGCAGCCCCGGCCCGCGCCCGGCATCCAGTTCGTCGGCATCCCCGAGTTCACCGACCTCGGCACGAAGGTCTCCCAGGAGATCAGCGCGGCCATCGCCGGGCGCCAGTCCGTCGAATCGGCCCTCAAGAAGTCACAGAAGCTCGCCGAGAAGATCGCCGAGGAGTACGAGGGACGATGA
- a CDS encoding NAD-dependent epimerase/dehydratase family protein → MPAPRTVLLTGAAGGLGTLMRGLLPAYGYELRLLDVRPIEGEPDAITADLADKKALREAVRGVDAVIHLAGISLESSFDKILRANIEGTYNLYEAAREEGVGRVVFASSNHAVGFTPRPVGDDPLIAVDAPRRPDTFYGLSKSFGEDLAQFYWDKHGLETVSVRIGSCFLEPTSVRMLSVWMSPGDGARLFHAALTAPAVGHAVVYGSSANTRLWWDLSSARALGYEPRDDSEQYAEKLVAEQGELDPGDPDHANLGGHFCTNPPVWPY, encoded by the coding sequence ATGCCCGCTCCCCGCACCGTCCTGCTCACCGGCGCCGCAGGCGGCCTCGGCACCTTGATGCGGGGGCTCCTTCCGGCCTACGGATACGAACTGCGGCTGCTCGACGTGCGGCCCATCGAGGGCGAGCCGGACGCGATCACGGCGGACCTCGCCGACAAGAAGGCGCTGCGGGAGGCCGTGCGGGGTGTCGACGCGGTCATCCATCTCGCGGGCATCTCCCTGGAGTCCTCCTTCGACAAGATCCTGCGGGCGAACATCGAGGGGACGTACAACCTCTACGAAGCGGCGCGCGAGGAGGGCGTCGGCCGTGTCGTCTTCGCCTCGTCGAACCACGCGGTGGGGTTCACGCCGCGGCCCGTCGGCGACGATCCCCTGATCGCGGTGGACGCGCCGCGCCGCCCCGACACCTTCTACGGCCTTTCGAAGTCCTTCGGTGAGGATCTCGCCCAGTTCTACTGGGACAAGCACGGGTTGGAGACGGTCTCGGTGCGGATCGGTTCGTGCTTCCTGGAGCCGACGAGTGTGCGGATGCTGTCGGTCTGGATGAGCCCCGGGGACGGGGCCCGTCTCTTCCATGCGGCGCTGACCGCTCCCGCGGTGGGGCATGCGGTGGTGTACGGGTCTTCCGCCAACACGCGGCTGTGGTGGGACCTTTCGTCGGCGCGGGCGCTTGGTTATGAGCCGCGGGATGATTCGGAGCAGTACGCGGAGAAGCTGGTGGCGGAGCAGGGGGAACTGGATCCCGGGGACCCGGACCACGCGAACCTGGGGGGCCACTTCTGCACCAACCCGCCGGTGTGGCCGTACTAA
- a CDS encoding TIGR03086 family metal-binding protein translates to MTEAIDFAPQARLVAAVAEGVTDEQLAGPTPCPEYQVRHLLGHLVGLTGAFRDAARKDFGPHLDQDPGSAVPDVGPEWRAALPKLLDELVEAWRDPAAYEGMTRAGGIDLPGAVAGAVAMDELVVHGWDLARATGQAYAPDEASLRVAQGLLTPQEGDDSGNSLFGAAVPVPDTAPLLDRVIGLSGRDPGWARPGA, encoded by the coding sequence ATGACAGAGGCGATCGACTTCGCGCCGCAGGCCCGGCTTGTGGCGGCCGTCGCGGAAGGCGTGACCGACGAGCAGCTCGCGGGGCCCACGCCCTGCCCGGAGTACCAGGTTCGCCATCTGCTCGGTCATCTGGTCGGTCTGACCGGTGCGTTCCGGGACGCCGCGCGCAAGGATTTCGGGCCCCACCTCGACCAGGACCCGGGCAGCGCCGTGCCGGACGTCGGCCCCGAGTGGCGTGCCGCCCTGCCGAAGCTGCTCGACGAGCTGGTGGAGGCGTGGCGCGACCCGGCCGCGTACGAGGGCATGACCCGGGCGGGCGGCATCGATCTGCCGGGTGCCGTCGCGGGGGCCGTGGCCATGGACGAACTCGTGGTCCATGGCTGGGACTTGGCCCGCGCGACGGGGCAGGCCTACGCACCTGACGAGGCGAGCCTCCGCGTGGCCCAGGGGCTGCTCACGCCCCAGGAGGGCGACGACTCCGGGAACAGCCTGTTCGGGGCCGCGGTTCCGGTGCCGGACACCGCCCCGCTCCTCGACCGCGTGATCGGTCTCAGCGGCCGGGACCCGGGGTGGGCGCGGCCCGGGGCGTAG
- a CDS encoding HAD family acid phosphatase produces MRKSLRMAGIATACTVAGAALYGTGAATADNAAARHTAEPQNIGLLVGEIDDYYGAYQDADGVWRSSPDSPYAKDLARIQAKAKKDIRKAAAAHGGGHGAKRGGHGKKPAIVLDVDDTSLLSFDYEKTTNYTYDNATWDAYVKAAERPAVFGMPELVKYAKSKGVEVFFLTGLSESQREGAVTNLAGAGYDTQLDTTHVFTKNKTAPPAYLSDCATPAKWECSTVQFKEGTRKHIESTGYNIVGSFGDQVSDLAGGYADKTYKLPNPTYFVD; encoded by the coding sequence ATGCGCAAGTCCCTACGGATGGCGGGCATCGCCACCGCCTGCACCGTCGCCGGCGCCGCGCTGTACGGCACCGGCGCCGCCACCGCCGACAACGCAGCGGCGCGGCACACCGCCGAACCCCAGAACATCGGCCTGCTCGTCGGCGAGATCGACGACTACTACGGCGCGTACCAGGACGCCGACGGCGTCTGGCGGTCCTCGCCCGACAGTCCGTACGCCAAGGATCTGGCACGCATCCAGGCGAAGGCGAAGAAGGACATCAGGAAGGCTGCCGCCGCGCACGGCGGCGGCCACGGTGCGAAGAGGGGCGGCCACGGCAAGAAGCCCGCGATCGTCCTCGACGTGGACGACACCTCGCTGCTCAGCTTCGACTACGAGAAGACCACCAACTACACGTACGACAACGCCACATGGGACGCGTACGTGAAGGCGGCCGAGCGCCCCGCCGTCTTCGGCATGCCCGAACTCGTCAAGTACGCCAAGAGCAAGGGCGTCGAGGTCTTCTTCCTGACCGGCCTGAGCGAGTCGCAGCGCGAGGGCGCCGTCACCAACCTCGCCGGGGCCGGATACGACACGCAGCTCGACACCACGCACGTCTTCACCAAGAACAAGACGGCCCCGCCCGCCTACCTGAGCGACTGCGCCACGCCCGCCAAGTGGGAGTGCAGCACCGTGCAGTTCAAGGAAGGCACCCGCAAGCACATCGAGTCGACCGGTTACAACATCGTCGGCAGCTTCGGCGACCAGGTCTCCGACCTCGCGGGCGGGTACGCCGACAAGACGTACAAGCTGCCGAACCCGACGTACTTCGTCGATTAG